The following coding sequences lie in one Daphnia pulex isolate KAP4 chromosome 1, ASM2113471v1 genomic window:
- the LOC124198182 gene encoding FYVE, RhoGEF and PH domain-containing protein 4-like isoform X2, whose amino-acid sequence MEDVNHQPVRLLRFVKLLDDSSSCETASSCLPDIHGDGVDWRGLNYDKKDWLLSLKGKRSDRRSCAILRHQSVPVYSTGRQVSHVIASKTSRDVKMERQKLRHHQQQLKCCSLDGDPIAISGAGAEESVITPPKDFQDHLADSCKITSSGGEDTSLLTVVVSGGCVTETILEPPAMFRPPAIRHRPRTELYWTAERPAWTPLLPAPNESTSQVFNEELERLKSHSLFLRFPLDGAARVHYRSSRSVVIQSASVNQYRIRTEETTEANYPSDGIYEAVSETESEEEDEETSKEEPPANRRAHGGHRVSAARLSSSSGLSSSQATTTSSTTSDADSGIDGISPRVSATAFGESTLSPSQSILYIDSISARNSVVHDTTAEEQPADDSTNDPEESSRLPSDEGSFNDPRASILVVEGDPRRDRAHRVAIELLHTERTYVDVLHLLDQVFQFRIDQENRAHGMFAQDLIPQMFSNIKSLFKLHHDFFLPRLEERLREWEEQEQQERRIGDIMTSFAPFLKMYAEYVRNFDHATNLISTMSLKSPRFVAIVDEIQQLPQCGHLSLQHHMLTPIQRVPRYEMLLRDYLRRLPEDSADRAETEKALHLVSTAANHANEAMKKIDQFKQLLEIQESLGGAVDLVSPTRELVKEGKIVKISARSGDHQERYLFLFTDLLLLCSPRLIPNRVIGGAGLPPYRVRARFTVSNVEVLEGDNLETANTFYLREGAKTVELYTGTQEEKEAWIDGLYAAMTELTRRKSSLRISPMQSQQQARPPSLDADNSDSSLGKAAPTLVRMDSVTRCFHCQGQFSVMKRKHHCYSCGRVACNRCSNHKLPLPYDSTKSWRVCDPCHEVLVSSGRREMTNISPVHTPDSAPSPPSLRSSLLEVDVETPSVLSGYLSLKTRGKTWQRRWFALRSDFVLYSYRSHQGESRAMTATPVPGFAVTLVSGSSSLLADGASPSHLQSVVDQASKLSTSNGDGVGMISERDRSFKMAHVHKSYQFQSPTRQEAEKWVQFLQMAAKADLPSPS is encoded by the exons ATGGAAGATGTAAATCATCAACCTGTTCGTCTACTTCGCTTCGTCAAATTATTAGATGATTCCTCATCATGCGAGACG gcGTCGTCTTGTCTGCCGGACATTCACGGCGATGGAGTCGATTGGCGGGGACTGAATTACGACAAAAAGGACTGGCTTCTCTCGTTGAAGGGCAAACGTAGTGACCGTCGTAGTTGCGCCATTTTGCGTCATCAGTCCGTCCCCGTCTATTCAACCGGTCGACAAGTGAGCCATGTGATTGCATCCAAGACGTCCCGAGACGTTAAAATGGAACGTCAAAAACTTCgtcaccaccagcagcagctgaaatGCTGCAGTCTGGACGGTGATCCAATTGCAATCAGTGGTGCTGGCGCCGAGGAGTCTGTAATCACTCCACCTAAGGATTTTCAAGATCATCTGGCGGACAGCTGCAAAATAACATCCAGTGGTGGAGAGGATACCAGTCTGCTGACGGTGGTCGTTTCCGGCGGCTGTGTTACTGAGACGATACTTGAGCCGCCGGCCATGTTTCGACCGCCAGCTATTCGACACAGACCTCGGACGGAATTGTACTGGACGGCGGAGCGACCAGCTTGGACGCCGCTCCTTCCGGCTCCCAACGAGTCGACCAGCCAAGTTTTTAACGAAGAGCTGGAACGTCTTAAATCGCACtcactttttcttcgtttcccATTGGACGGCGCTGCTCGCGTCCATTATCGATCATCCAGGAGCGTCGTCATCCAATCCGCTTCCGTCAATCAATACAg GATCCGGACGGAGGAAACAACCGAGGCCAATTATCCATCCGACGGAATCTATGAGGCCGTGTCGGAAACAGAAAGCGaagaggaagatgaagaaaccAGTAAGGAAGAACCACCCGCCAACAGGAGAGCTCACGGTGGTCATCGAGTTTCAGCCGCTCGGCTTTCTTCCTCATCCGGATTGTCTTCCTCCCAAGCGACGACCACATCGTCCACTACTTCAGATGCCGACAGTGGAATCGACGGGATCAGTCCTCGTGTTTCGGCTACGGCGTTTGGCGAATCGACGCTGAGTCCATCGCAGAGTATCTTGTACATTGACAGCATCAGCGCTCGCAACAGCGTCGTGCACGATACTACTGCCGAGGAGCAGCCAGCGGATGATTCCACCAACGATCCGGAAGAGTCTTCCAGGCTACCCTCTGACGAAGGATCGTTTAATGATCCTAGGGCTAGCATCCTGGTCGTGGAAGGAGATCCACGTCGTGATCGAGCGCATCGTGTCGCAATTGAACTTTTACACACTGAACGAACTTATGTTGACGTTTTACACTTGCTCGATcag GTGTTCCAGTTTCGGATCGACCAGGAAAACCGAGCGCACGGAATGTTTGCACAGGATTTGATTCCGCAAATGTTTTCCAACATTAAATCGCTTTTTAAATTGCACCACGATTTTTTTCTACCGAGATTGGAAGAGCGACTCAGAGAGTGGGAAGAGCAGGAGCAACAAGAACGAAGAATTGGTGATATTATGACGAGTTTCGCTCCGTTTCTCAAAATGTACGCCGAATATGTCCGCAATTTCGATCACGCAACGAATCTGATCAGCACGATGAGTCTGAAATCGCCCCGTTTTGTGGCCATCGTCGACGAAATTCAG CAATTGCCCCAGTGCGGCCATTTGAGTCTTCAACATCACATGCTGACGCCGATCCAACGAGTTCCTCGCTACGAAATGTTATTACGTGATTATCTGAGGAGGCTGCCAGAAGATTCGGCCGACCGAGCAGAAACCGAAA AAGCGCTACATTTGGTTTCGACAGCGGCTAATCACGCCAACGAAGCCATGAAAAAGATTGACCAGTTCAAACAGCTGCTGGAAATTCAGGAGAGTTTAGGTGGCGCCGTTGATCTCGTCTCGCCCACACGCGAACTGGTGAAGGAGGGCAAAATCGTCAAAATATCGGCCAGGAGCGGCGACCACCAAGAACGTTATCTCTTTCTg TTCACCGATTTGCTGTTGCTCTGCTCACCACGACTTATCCCTAATCGGGTCATTGGCGGGGCCGGTTTACCACCGTACCGCGTTCGTGCTCGTTTCACCGTCTCTAATGTGGAAGTGTTGGAAGGTGACAACCTGGAAACGGCCAATACGTTCTACTTGCGTGAAGGAGCCAAAACGGTTGAACTGTACACGGGCACTCAGGAGGAGAAGGAAGCTTGGATCGACGGCCTTTATGCTGCCATGACCGAATTGACACGTCGTAAATCTTCGCTCAGGATCTCACCCATGCAGTCGCAACAACAAGCCAGACCACCCAGTTTAGATGCCGATAATAGTGACTCATCGCTGGGTAAGGCGGCCCCTACGCTCGTTCGGATGGATTCCGTTACAAGATGTTTCCACTGCCAAGGACAGTTTTCTGTCATGAAGCGCAAACATCACTGCTACTCCTGTGGACGA GTGGCTTGCAATCGGTGCTCCAATCATAAACTTCCCTTACCTTACGATAGCACCAAGTCGTGGAGAGTCTGTGACCCTTGTCACGAAGTCCTCGTTTCGTCTGGACGTCGAGAAATGACAAATATTTCGCCCGTTCATACGCCCGACTCGGCTCCTTCACCGCCCAGTCTGCGATCAAGTCTTTTGGAG GTGGATGTCGAGACGCCTTCCGTGCTGAGCGGATACCTTAGTCTCAAGACCCGTGGCAAAACGTGGCAGCGGCGCTGGTTCGCCCTGCGTTCTGATTTTGTGCTTTACTCTTATCGAAGCCATCAAGGCGAAAGCCGGGCCATGACG GCCACACCTGTTCCGGGATTCGCTGTCACCTTGGTTAGCGGTTCAAGTAGTTTGCTGGCTGACGGTGCCAGTCCTAGTCACCTGCAATCCGTTGTCGACCAGGCCAGTAAACTCAGCACTTCTAACGGCGACGGAGTGGGAATGATTTCCGAACGGGATCGTTCATTTAAAATGGCCCATGTCCATAAGAGCTACCAGTTCCAGTCGCCGACTCGACAAGAAGCTGAGAA GTGGGTCCAGTTTCTACAAATGGCTGCTAAAGCTGACTTGCCATCGCCATCATGA